One genomic segment of Drosophila melanogaster chromosome 3L includes these proteins:
- the CG13917 gene encoding uncharacterized protein, isoform C, which yields MDASPLSPEQAPILVTGRSLDQQVDASSPNHSNYSNLTNSSSSGSSASSPSACSSSSSSSSAPQYSADIRAAALHPQQPQQQQRGSASGSRSRSGSTKTCELDVGEERDTFSPVSSPDCNGAAAVNVLPSSSGSVDNKIYEGGSKGKPPSKEEKQRQNEEIVCMETSTVSTETGSWESMYPAASVAPQAEPEEMEATTVFKGISASTLLRDLEKRDQPLSTSGTSACFIDASSLRDEDEVLSFPSLDGHGQEEEVGQEATGDEEPVDEPSPTDQLEQFHKSFARCKGVRLTQQQQQQQQREPEQEDPPDEPAEERHAPMSVPYSFQHNAQHFSVLPLGSSPKFTHHQHQHNQSQQHHPDLSYTTDYSSSSPAPSLVWSEQGRNHHGASSSTPHNSMVHIEPASAGSNNSSIHRDYTLSSSLSHHRDSGAYCSDATDSPLPLPRTPKRSSKFDEANPIVSGGASIEDFREKQCESPSIKRRTDTCPIVSGGFVSLDFAPTRPLADDDDDEELGEDPEIAGVEMRVKTGVQRKPVPGIASWVVDMSDCRPERRRSTSSTTSSFRERSDSNSSHKSGCGFYVSLDDMDRKPQEQQKAAAVAPPSQLSKSYTAPKSSGFFVDLSQSAKDEEVAPKSQEVAEGKEETKPEPKNIFSMFIDFGEQKTPRSNGRKEPLSLAQRLSSSLSSSASRRGDTEVMKSSASSTETLMAKSANLKDVSAGAGESKSLDYRCNLEPPLTVAALRRLSQQHRQQSDPSKRHSWGSNGQPEQASGSGTGNDCKRSISLTANGATDSGAGLMSIIDKLPIISKASSLSIDSSVSPYDDFSGSNPGISSCSEEEQGQVQGRIKKRRRDVQINETYDKSSLASVTEGILSKDLSPASNTDTDDLTFQQDEQLAKEQAELVSVPLQLTSSSNRTSSVMETIIEAKETASPKKQVTLSNGHTMESLHATIEKQKQLLETVNEHGEQTTQQPSQIPSSFVKLSDMDKPVKHDLQSPDSMSKSVGNNHRSSQLGQRLYRDENRARPHSWAMTRSTGNTLQNFTNSVDNIRSLSRLFPNFSKEFSNSLPNGMTLEQVQGQQVDYIQTDLSADSSLASSFSRSGMDESSLSCRQPRRLGEDLLKMFLQEIATDMLVEVHGRRIRAHKCILRSRCQYFAAMLAGHGSQSVVSLQGYSYAAVHFALCHIYSGASHPPDGISLMELAALADLLGLEGLKEVTAHALKTNYCHNFHKPCSGCSDGILQVLPVALNHALDDLYRKCLRWTCRHYLKVWPTRQFAQLPPDILGRCRQQIVAYMTSDTVLDTVLDCDHLLAQLSAYRWGHVCEQLVREILEAAYAYVGDHFASLIASDSFLSLGHDRSRHIPRLETLLLHTAAELTPEQACRSYQRVTRLNTVLQAKVIHMPASLGQSELARELQGLQEEQLDWQPEYIRLVGALVYAVEQCLIRQCSRAMRVTAWQRMDLELRKKIQTLARLTEPLDMKRQNGKPVGKAFSFGGSTRSQDLVQIKLAIQAQTKRANAQETLMYKATQTQDAAGGAGHVQTADRGVQANHESREGGSKLLKSNSRAYVPHRASSQVATERNSLNLHRRTQSEAPPVTHKKPITVAASTVESKSAQGKPNAAAAKLGEVRPRYLEPRKPRAMAPSATNGHGAGPVRSATSSSIPANGGRKAPAKNLHISSSDSSRNSSPAARRVQNGTRLGNKSSNLSMDSLASPARRAKSSSRGPQERYSSDQNSLAESMKSSVITNKTISHESLSGSSKLARIQQINGHSKGAATGKIKATQRGSTVGNKSTRQLKQQHNAMASNGSSPSSVHTTKSAASRLSSVSSTLSTRELFKQRSISVPAGGTDGAPNKGRHSFLSAKSREILAKRAEKNKLQQQQQQQKQTEAPVEERGSVQLRSSAGPLRSSSHSAVSSMLQQHNLRNSLPSNIPTRRPNTLHLKKTTAATNGVGGGPTKTTTNGMSNGTYKSAQAVKQKLDLLIDAQMESVVPRERVESKLERSSTFCKDSADLDISELQIVE from the exons ATGGATGCGTCTCCCCTGTCGCCGGAACAGGCTCCCATCTTGGTCACGGGGAGGTCATTGGACCAGCAGGTGGACGCCAGTTCGCCCAACCACTCGAACTACTCGAATCTcacgaacagcagcagcagcggcagcagtgCCAGCAGTCCTTCGGCCTGCTCGTCCTCGTCTTCCTCTTCGTCGGCTCCCCAATACAGTGCGGATATCCGGGCGGCTGCACTGCATccgcagcagccacaacagcagcagagaGGATCTGCCTCCGGATCGCGATCGAGATCAGGATCGACGAAAACTTGTGAGCTGGACGTGGGCGAGGAGCGTGATACCTTCTCGCCGGTCTCCAGTCCGGATTGCAACGGAGCCGCTGCCGTGAATGTTCTGCCCTCTTCGAGTGGCTCTGTGGACAACAAGATCTACGAGGGAGGCAGCAAGGGAAAGCCACCCTCCAAGGAAGAGAAGCAGCGCCAGAACGAGGAGATCGTGTGCATGGAGACCTCGACGGTGTCCACCGAAACTGGTTCCTGGGAGTCCATGTACCCTGCAGCGAGCGTTGCTCCGCAAGCTGAACCCGAGGAAATGGAAGCCACTACGGTATTCAAAGGCATCAGTGCCAGCACTTTGCTGCGCGACCTAGAGAAGCGGGATCAGCCGTTGTCCACCTCAGGGACCAGCGCCTGCTTCATAGACGCCTCATCGCTGAGGGACGAGGATGAGGTGTTGTCCTTCCCCAGCCTAGATGGCCACGGCCAGGAGGAAGAAGTCGGGCAAGAGGCGACTGGCGACGAGGAGCCAGTAGATGAGCCCTCGCCCACAGACCAGCTGGAGCAGTTTCACAAGTCCTTTGCCAGGTGCAAAGGAGTGAGACTAactcaacaacaacaacagcagcagcagagagAGCCGGAGCAGGAGGATCCCCCTGACGAGCCGGCGGAGGAGCGACATGCTCCCATGTCGGTGCCGTACAGCTTCCAGCACAATGCCCAACACTTCAGTGTGCTGCCTCTGGGCAGCAGTCCCAAGTTCACCCACCACCAGCATCAGCACAATCAGAGTCAGCAGCATCATCCCGATCTCAGCTACACCACGGACTACTCCTCCAGCAGTCCGGCTCCGAGTTTAGTGTGGTCAGAGCAGGGCAGGAACCACCATGgcgcctcctcctccacgcCGCACAACTCGATGGTGCACATAGAGCCAGCGTCGGCTGGGAGCAATAACTCCTCCATTCACAGGGACTACACTCTATCTTCCTCATTGTCGCATCACAGGGATTCGGGTGCTTATTGCAGTGATGCCACGGACTCGCCGCTGCCCCTGCCCCGCACTCCCAAAAGAAGTTCCAAGTTCGATGAGGCAAATCCCATTGTTTCTGGCGGAGCATCCATTGAGGATTTCCGGGAGAAGCAGTGTGAAAGTCCCAGCATCAAGAGACGCACAGACACCTGCCCGATCGTCTCGGGCGGATTCGTGTCCCTGGACTTTGCACCCACTCGACCGCTGGcggatgacgatgacgacgaggaACTGGGTGAGGATCCAGAGATAGCTGGAGTGGAAATGCGCGTGAAGACGGGTGTTCAGAGGAAGCCCGTTCCCGGAATTGCCTCCTGGGTGGTGGACATGAGTGACTGTCGGCCGGAGAGGCGAAGGAGtaccagcagcaccacctcCAGCTTCCGGGAGCGCTCCGATTCCAACAGTTCGCACAAGAGCGGCTGTGGCTTCTACGTTTCCTTGGATGACATGGACAGAAAGCCTCAAGAGCAACAAAAGGCAGCAGCGGTAGCTCCGCCTTCGCAGCTGAGCAAATCCTACACGGCACCCAAGTCATCGGGATTCTTTGTGGATCTTTCCCAGAGCGCCAAAGATGAAGAAGTGGCACCGAAGAGTCAAGAGGTGGCCGAGGGCAAGGAGGAAACCAAGCCAGAACCCAAGAACATATTCAGTATGTTCATTGATTTTGGGGAGCAAAAGACACCGCGTTCAAATGGCCGAAAGGAACCGTTGAGTCTGGCTCAGAGACTGTCCAGCTCGTTGAGTTCTTCCGCTTCGAGAAGAGGAGACACCGAAGTGATGAAGTCCAGCGCCAGTTCCACGGAGACCCTGATGGCCAAGAGCGCCAACCTGAAGGACGTGTCTGCAGGAGCTGGTGAGAGCAAATCCTTGGACTACAGATGCAACCTGGAGCCCCCGCTCACGGTGGCTGCACTGCGTCGACTGTCACAGCAGCATCGCCAGCAGAGCGATCCCTCCAAGCGCCACAGCTGGGGCAGCAATGGTCAGCCGGAGCAGGCATCCGGATCTGGAACGGGCAATGATTGCAAGCGATCCATCAGCCTGACTGCCAACGGAGCAACTGATTCGGGAGCGGGTCTAATGAGCATAATTGACAAGTTGCCTATTATATCTAAGGCCTCCTCCCTCTCTATCGATAGCTCCGTGTCTCCCTACGACGATTTTAGTGGATCCAATCCTGGAATAAGCAGCTGTTCGGAGGAAGAGCAGGGTCAAGTCCAGGGAAGGATCAAGAAGAGGCGAAGGGATGTTCAGATAAACGAGACCTACGATAAATCCAGCTTGGCTTCGGTAACTGAGGGCATTCTATCCAAGGACTTGTCGCCCGCTTCCAATACAGACACAGATGATCTCACCTTCCAGCAGGATGAACAGCTTGCAAAGGAGCAGGCGGAACTGGTTTCAGTGCCCCTCCAGCTGACGAGCAGCTCCAATCGTACCAGCAGCGTAATGGAGACCATTATCGAGGCCAAGGAAACGGCCTCGCCCAAGAAGCAGGTTACACTCAGCAATGGCCATACCATGGAATCCTTACACGCCACCATCGAAAAACAGAAGCAACTACTGGAGACGGTTAACGAGCACGGAGAACAGACGACACAGCAGCCCTCCCAGATCCCCTCGAGCTTCGTGAAGCTGTCCGACATGGATAAGCCCGTGAAGCACGATTTGCAGTCACCGGATTCGATGAGCAAGAGCGTGGGCAACAACCACAGGAGTTCCCAGCTGGGCCAGAGACTCTACAGGGATGAGAACCGTGCGCGTCCCCACTCCTGGGCCATGACCCGGTCCACGGGCAACACATTGCAGAACTTTACCAACTCGGTGGACAATATAAGGAGTCTCTCTCGGCTGTTTCCAAACTTCTCCAAGGAGTTTTCCAACTCGCTGCCCAACGGTATGACACTGGAGCAGGTTCAGGGTCAGCAGGTGGACTACATCCAAACGGATCTCAGTGCGGACTCGAGTCTGGCCTCCAGTTTCAGTAGATCGGGAATGGATGAATCCTCGCTAAGCTGCAGGCAGCCCAGGCGTTTGGGGGAGGATTTGCTCAAGATGTTCCTGCAGGAAATTGCCACGGATATGCTGGTGGAGGTGCACGGTCGGCGTATCCGTGCCCACAAGTGCATCCTACGCTCCCGTTGTCAGTACTTTGCTGCCATGCTGGCGGGGCACGGATCGCAGAGCGTGGTCTCCCTGCAAGGTTACTCCTATGCAGCCGTGCACTTCGCACTGTGCCACATCTATTCGGGTGCCTCGCATCCACCGGATGGGATAAGTTTGATGGAGCTGGCTGCTCTGGCGGACTTGCTGGGACTGGAGGGTCTCAAGGAGGTAACCGCACATGCTCTGAAAACCAACTACTGCCACAACTTCCACAAGCCGTGCTCCGGCTGCAGCGATGGCATCCTACAGGTGCTACCCGTCGCGTTGAACCATGCTCTGGATGATCTGTACAGGAAGTGCCTGCGCTGGACGTGTCGCCACTACCTGAAGGTGTGGCCAACTAGGCAGTTCGCCCAGCTGCCCCCCGACATACTAGGCCGATGTCGCCAGCAGATCGTCGCTTACATG ACATCGGATACGGTGCTGGACACGGTGCTCGACTGCGACCACCTACTGGCCCAACTGTCGGCCTATCGCTGGGGTCACGTCTGCGAGCAACTGGTTCGGGAGATTTTAGAGGCAGCGTACGCCTATGTGGGCGACCACTTCGCCAGTCTGATTGCCAGCGATTCGTTCCTTTCGCTGGGCCACGACCGCAGCAGGCACATCCCGCGCTTGGAGACTCTGCTGCTGCATACAGCAGCTGAGCTGACTCCGGAGCAGGCGTGCCGCAGCTATCAGCGTGTAACGCGCCTTAACACCGTGCTGCAAGCCAAGGTCATCCATATGCCAGCCAGTTTGGGTCAATCGGAGTTGGCGCGGGAACTGCAGGGTCTGCAAGAAGAGCAATTGGACTGGCAGCCGGAATACATACGACTGGTAGGAGCACTCGTCTACGCGGTGGAGCAGTGCCTCATCCGACAGTGCTCAAGGGCCATGCGCGTAACGGCATGGCAACGCATGGATCTGGAGCTACGCAAGAAGATTCAGACGCTGGCCCGTCTCACAGAACCGCTGGACATGAAGCGTCAAAACGGCAAGCCAGTGGGTAAGGCCTTTTCCTTTGGCGGAAGCACACGCAGCCAGGACCTTGTGCAGATCAAGTTGGCCATTCAGGCGCAGACGAAGCGAGCCAATGCTCAAGAGACACTAATGTACAAAGCCACGCAGACACAGGACGCGGCTGGTGGTGCGGGCCACGTGCAAACTGCCGACAGGGGAGTGCAGGCGAATCATGAGTCTCGAGAAGGAGGCA GCAAACTGCTCAAGTCCAACTCCCGTGCGTATGTTCCGCATCGCGCCAGCTCCCAGGTGGCTACGGAGCGCAACAGCTTAAATCTTCATCGACGCACACAGTCAGAGGCTCCCCCAGTGACCCACAAGAAACCGATTACGGTTGCAGCTTCTACAGTAGAATCAAAGTCTGCCCAGGGAAAGCCGAACGCTGCAGCGGCCAAACTTGGCGAAGTGCGACCCCGGTACCTGGAACCGCGTAAGCCAAGGGCTATGGCACCATCTGCTACAAACGGCCATGGAGCCGGTCCCGTGCGCAGTGCCACCAGCTCGAGCATCCCAGCCAATGGTGGCAGGAAGGCACCAGCCAAAAACCTGCACATCTCTTCCAGCGACAGCTCTCGAAACTCGAGTCCGGCTGCACGTAGAGTCCAGAATGGCACACGCTTGGGCAACAAGTCCAGCAATCTGTCTATGGACAGCTTGGCATCGCCGGCACGGCGAGCTAAGAGCAGCTCTAGGGGACCACAGGAGCGATACTCCTCCGACCAGAATTCGCTGGCGGAGAGCATGAAGAGCTCTGTGATCACCAACAAAACGATCTCACACGAGTCGCTCTCGGGTAGCTCGAAACTGGCTAGAATTCAGCAGATTAATGGCCATTCAAAAGGAGCTGCAACGGGAAAAATCAAGGCAACGCAGCGGGGCTCCACTGTAGGCAACAAGTCAACGCGCCAGCTGAAGCAACAGCACAATGCGATGGCCTCCAACGGATCCAGTCCCAGTTCGGTGCACACGACCAAGTCAGCGGCCAGTCGCCTCTCCTCCGTCAGCAGCACACTGTCCACGCGGGAATTGTTTAAGCAGCGATCTATTTCAGTGCCAGCTGGTGGTACAGATGGAGCGCCAAACAAGGGACGTCACAGCTTCCTATCGGCCAAGTCCCGAGAGATCCTGGCCAAGCGGGCGGAGAAGAacaagctgcagcagcagcaacagcaacagaagcaaACCGAAGCTCCTGTCGAGGAGCGCGGCTCGGTCCAACTGCGCTCGTCCGCTGGTCCTCTGCGCTCCTCCTCACATTCCGCGGTGTCGAgcatgctgcagcagcacaaTTTGCGCAACAGTTTGCCCTCCAACATTCCCACCAGACGCCCCAATACGCTGCATCTGAAGAAAACCACAGCGGCGACAAACGGAGTGGGCGGAGGCCCCACTAAAACCACCACCAACGGAATGTCGAATGGGACCTACAAGTCGGCCCAGGCGGTTAAGCAGAAACTGGACCTGCTCATCGATGCCCAGATGGAGAGTGTGGTGCCCAGGGAGCGTGTGGAGTCCAAGCTGGAGCGCTCCAGCACCTTTTGCAAAGACAGCGCCGATCTGGACATCAGCGAATTGCAGATAGTGGAgtaa
- the CG12104 gene encoding uncharacterized protein, isoform C yields MKKFLSRRMLSLDQSMLNDDDEENCDTYASGGGQNLLVQPEQQQNQAMAQAPPKPLAPFALFFRDTVTAIKQQNPTCSLEQMQVIVQTMWESLDETQKNVYALRHEQEKREYVRLMRGYRHQLSESEGTSEAEAPPAVATNQPPPLVTTKLESVEDLQQSVDAQQEPPPDQIQLLTEAARVQKCTREQCNKPAIINPDWEDEYCSNECVVIHCRNVFNHWVISMNS; encoded by the exons ATGAAGAAGTTTCTA TCGCGGAGAATGCTTAGCCTGGATCAATCCATGTTGAACGACGATGACGAGGAAAATTGCGACACATATGCCAGCGGCGGCGGGCAGAACTTGCTGGTTCagccggagcagcagcagaaccaGGCCATGGCGCAAGCACCTCCTAAACCTCTGGCGCCCTTCGCTCTGTTCTTTCGAGACACCGTGACGGCCATCAAGCAGCAGAATCCGACCTGTTCGTTGGAGCAAATGCAAGTGATAGTGCAAACCATGTGGGAGTCCCTGGACGAGACGCAGAAGAACGTCTATGCCCTACGGCACGAGCAGGAGAAGCGCGAGTATGTCCGTCTGATGAGGGGCTATCGCCACCAGCTGTCCGAGTCGGAGGGTACGTCGGAGGCAGAGGCCCCACCAGCAGTAGCTACCAATCAGCCACCTCCTCTAGTCACAACCAAATTGGAGTCTGTCGAGGATCTGCAACAGTCGGTGGATGCCCAGCAGGAGCCGCCGCCCGATCAGATACAGCTCCTCACCGAAGCGGCTAGGGTGCAGAAGTGCACACGGGAACAGTGCAATAAGCCAGCTATCATAAATCCGGACTGGGAGGACGAGTACTGCAGCAACGAGTGCGTCGTCATCCACTGCCGGAATGTATTCAACCACTGGGTAATATCCATGAACTCATAG
- the CG12104 gene encoding uncharacterized protein, isoform B — protein MNQFHTPSFGDEVFELTDTPAESQSPSQASRRMLSLDQSMLNDDDEENCDTYASGGGQNLLVQPEQQQNQAMAQAPPKPLAPFALFFRDTVTAIKQQNPTCSLEQMQVIVQTMWESLDETQKNVYALRHEQEKREYVRLMRGYRHQLSESEGTSEAEAPPAVATNQPPPLVTTKLESVEDLQQSVDAQQEPPPDQIQLLTEAARVQKCTREQCNKPAIINPDWEDEYCSNECVVIHCRNVFNHWVISMNS, from the exons ATGAATCAGTTCCACACTCCCTCATTCGGCGACGAGGTGTTTGAGCTGACCGACACGCCGGCGGAGAGCCAGAGCCCCAGCCAAGCC TCGCGGAGAATGCTTAGCCTGGATCAATCCATGTTGAACGACGATGACGAGGAAAATTGCGACACATATGCCAGCGGCGGCGGGCAGAACTTGCTGGTTCagccggagcagcagcagaaccaGGCCATGGCGCAAGCACCTCCTAAACCTCTGGCGCCCTTCGCTCTGTTCTTTCGAGACACCGTGACGGCCATCAAGCAGCAGAATCCGACCTGTTCGTTGGAGCAAATGCAAGTGATAGTGCAAACCATGTGGGAGTCCCTGGACGAGACGCAGAAGAACGTCTATGCCCTACGGCACGAGCAGGAGAAGCGCGAGTATGTCCGTCTGATGAGGGGCTATCGCCACCAGCTGTCCGAGTCGGAGGGTACGTCGGAGGCAGAGGCCCCACCAGCAGTAGCTACCAATCAGCCACCTCCTCTAGTCACAACCAAATTGGAGTCTGTCGAGGATCTGCAACAGTCGGTGGATGCCCAGCAGGAGCCGCCGCCCGATCAGATACAGCTCCTCACCGAAGCGGCTAGGGTGCAGAAGTGCACACGGGAACAGTGCAATAAGCCAGCTATCATAAATCCGGACTGGGAGGACGAGTACTGCAGCAACGAGTGCGTCGTCATCCACTGCCGGAATGTATTCAACCACTGGGTAATATCCATGAACTCATAG
- the CG18170 gene encoding uncharacterized protein, isoform A produces MICVKRMPWSNVRIFLKLASQRCQLLSVGSIQEASAGHRSGSFESDALSSTSNARHMECLFAKWLGDTSSVNGTWQNFFKGMVEKQIDSQPPRNKEAEGDVLPSIGTTTPTDAAIGAPVLGRRKAVSSSAQQSPLDTSEADFNSCVAQSQKHDIGVLSHSTDIRTSGIYDKQKLPTLPKDGILKGCSINGSNIASEAHSSILLGNEVAHNISKNLTRKMSQKNTPDKPEKPHKHEEILTGSRRTGNSRNNFQKKFGSFEIFMKFWKHAHALDKYKRHIGPVMVVKKRSKTNSKPINVMYFKNYYEKGLRLRKERLNKIKSNKKIKMPSKSPKESVAKEIIENANIPQSHPETKKSTYVSKHKSDTYATLEELINDIDDIAINEKLSESIEPVKTKKDSKTPKLLENTPKKKPKNFKTALRVFKPEEKVIPKSDNMPSSNIKPNPVSKLDKSKLSKPKTEKYIPLRVFNTPKEDEDKSWIYWDELAVKSLRKPTQD; encoded by the exons ATGATCTGTGTCAAAAGAATGCCGTGGAGCAATGTTCGCATATTTCTGAAGCTCGCTTCCCAGCGATGCCAGCTCCTAAGTGTGGGCTCCATCCAAGAGGCGTCTGCAGGACACCGATCGGGCTCCTTCGAATCGGATGCCCTGTCGAGCACTTCGAATGCCAGGCACATGGAGTGCCTGTTCGCCAAGTGGCTGGGGGACACTAGCTCGGTCAATGGA ACCTGGCAGAATTTCTTCAAGGGAATGGTAGAGAAACAAATAGACTCGCAACCGCCTCGGAATAAAGAAGCAGAAGGAGATGTTCTTCCCTCG ATAGGAACCACAACGCCAACAGATGCAGCGATTGGGGCTCCAGTTTTGGGAAGGAGAAAAGCAGTCTCTTCTTCGGCACAGCAGAGTCCTTTGGACACTTCGGAAGCGGACTTCAACAGTTGCGTGGCTCAGTCTCAAAAGCATGATATTGGAGTGCTTTCACACTCAACGGATATCAGAACTTCTGGCATATACGACAAACAGAAACTGCCCACATTGCCCAAAGATGGCATTCTGAAAGGCTGTTCAATAAACGGATCAAATATAGCCAGTGAAGCTCATTCATCGATTTTATTGGGGAATGAAGTGGCACACAACATTTCCAAAAACTTGACCAGAAAAATGTCGCAAAAAAATACTCCAGACAAGCCAGAAAAACCACATAAGCATGAAGAAATCTTGACGGGTTCCAGAAGAACCGGAAACTCGCGCAACAACTTTCAAAAGAAATTCGGCTCATTCgaaatttttatgaaattctGGAAACACGCACATGCATTGGATAAGTATAAGCGGCATATTGGTCCAGTAATGGTTGTGAAGAAGCGTTCAAAAACCAATTCAAAGCCAATTAACGTCATGTACTTCAAAAATTATTACGAAAAGGGTTTACGTCTAAGGAAGGAAAGGTTGaataaaatcaaaagcaataagaaaattaaaatgcctTCAAAAAGCCCTAAGGAGTCCGTAGCTAAAGAAATCATTGAAAATGCCAATATACCACAATCTCACCCAGAAACAAAGAAATCCACATATGTTTCAAAACACAAGAGCGATACATATGCGACCCTTGAGGAACTGATCAACGATATTGATGACATCGCCATAAATGAGAAGTTGTCTGAATCGATTGAGCCAGTGAAAACCAAGAAAGACAGTAAAACACCGAAGCTGTTGGAGAACACTCCCAAAAAGAAGCCAAAGAATTTCAAAACGGCACTTAGGGTTTTCAAGCCCGAAGAGAAGGTTATCCCAAAATCGGATAATATGCCGAGCTCAAATATCAAGCCCAATCCCGTTTCCAAGTTGGACAAATCCAAATTAAGTAAGCCGAAGACTGAAAAATACATTCCTTTGAGGGTTTTCAATACACCAAAAGAAGACGAAGACAAGTCATGGATATATTGGGATGA